In Opitutus sp. ER46, the following are encoded in one genomic region:
- a CDS encoding pyridoxamine 5'-phosphate oxidase family protein, giving the protein MNSLPDVVCKAFAEREGVVILTTVDAAGVPNSIYAGSVREPGNGTIVIADNYFHKTRANIHAGSLGSLLFITKERKAYQLKGHFSYHTSGPLFADMKSWNKPEYPGVAAAVLHVDEIYSGAERIA; this is encoded by the coding sequence ATGAACTCCCTTCCTGACGTGGTGTGCAAAGCCTTCGCCGAGCGCGAGGGCGTGGTGATCCTTACGACGGTCGACGCCGCCGGCGTGCCGAACTCCATTTACGCCGGCAGCGTGCGTGAGCCGGGCAACGGCACGATCGTCATTGCCGACAATTATTTCCACAAGACGCGGGCCAATATCCACGCCGGGAGCCTGGGCTCACTGCTGTTCATCACCAAGGAGCGCAAGGCGTACCAGCTCAAGGGCCACTTCTCGTACCACACCTCGGGGCCGCTGTTCGCGGACATGAAGAGCTGGAACAAGCCCGAGTATCCCGGCGTCGCCGCCGCGGTGCTCCACGTGGACGAGATCTACAGCGGCGCGGAGCGGATCGCCTGA
- a CDS encoding Sb-PDE family phosphodiesterase, translating into MSRPLPLSCARRCRARHLLLTVVALTGASALLAAPAEPRPASFRNPAGYEVLKCDFHIHTVFSDGQVWPTTRVAEAARDGLDAIAITDHREKQRFSADVTTAADANRSATLALEAAKANKVIVIRGTEITRSMPPGHGNAIFAKDAAALYKEEPIDAYRAARAQDCFVFWNHPHWIVQAHDGVARLSDLHRQLLKEGLLQGIEIVNEDTYSDEALQIALDHNLTILGNSDIHSITAWVYEGSHRPTNLVFVKERSEAGIKDALVNRRTVVWFANTLVGRPEWLEPLLGVSIVSKSAHYAVLARTGKPVVTSVLNVELENTSDVDFILQNRSAYTLHENADVLTLPRHSTKLVQVKTVKHLPEVVLTFEVLNAVTAPGKHGSVTLTVQPKAP; encoded by the coding sequence ATGAGCAGACCCCTTCCGCTTTCCTGCGCCCGCCGCTGCCGCGCGCGCCACCTTCTTCTCACGGTCGTCGCCCTGACGGGCGCGTCCGCCCTTCTTGCCGCGCCGGCGGAACCGCGCCCTGCGAGCTTTCGCAACCCCGCCGGGTACGAGGTGCTGAAATGCGATTTTCACATTCACACCGTCTTCTCCGACGGCCAGGTCTGGCCCACGACGCGCGTCGCCGAGGCCGCTCGTGACGGGCTCGACGCGATCGCCATTACCGATCACCGCGAGAAGCAGCGCTTCAGCGCCGACGTCACCACGGCGGCCGACGCCAACCGCTCCGCCACGCTCGCCCTCGAGGCGGCCAAGGCGAACAAGGTGATCGTCATCCGCGGCACCGAGATCACCCGCTCGATGCCCCCGGGCCACGGCAACGCCATCTTCGCGAAGGACGCCGCCGCGCTCTACAAGGAGGAGCCGATCGACGCCTACCGGGCGGCCCGCGCGCAGGACTGCTTCGTCTTCTGGAATCATCCGCACTGGATCGTGCAGGCACATGACGGCGTCGCGCGGCTGTCCGACCTCCACCGCCAGCTCCTCAAGGAGGGCCTGCTGCAGGGCATCGAGATCGTGAACGAGGACACCTACTCCGACGAGGCCCTGCAGATCGCGCTCGACCACAACCTCACGATCCTCGGCAACAGCGACATTCACAGCATCACCGCCTGGGTGTACGAGGGCAGCCACCGGCCCACCAACCTGGTCTTCGTCAAGGAGCGCAGCGAAGCCGGCATCAAGGATGCCCTCGTGAACCGGCGCACCGTCGTCTGGTTTGCGAACACGCTCGTCGGCCGCCCCGAGTGGCTGGAGCCGCTCCTCGGCGTCTCGATCGTGTCCAAGTCCGCCCACTACGCGGTGCTGGCCCGGACGGGCAAGCCGGTTGTCACCTCGGTCCTCAACGTGGAGCTCGAGAACACCAGCGACGTGGACTTCATCCTGCAGAACCGCAGCGCGTACACGCTCCACGAAAACGCGGACGTGCTCACGCTCCCGCGGCACAGCACCAAGCTCGTTCAGGTGAAGACGGTCAAACACCTGCCCGAGGTCGTCCTCACCTTTGAGGTCCTCAACGCGGTCACGGCCCCCGGCAAGCATGGCAGCGTCACGCTCACGGTGCAGCCCAAGGCCCCGTAA
- a CDS encoding bifunctional UDP-sugar hydrolase/5'-nucleotidase encodes MPASLPLSRRLLTLLALVFAGTALAAPERTQVTLLATTDTHGRIYPVDYYANKPADLGLAKIATLVAQVRKESRHVLLLDCGDTIQGTPLAYFHNRKNNTPPDPMMLVMNSLGYVSMTPGNHEYNFGLGVLEKARREASFPWVSANTYRVGTDETAFQPYVVREIGGVRIGILGLTTPAIPNWENPENYAGLEFRPLVSEAKKWVPRLREGEKVDAVVIAVHCGLDEDLATGRRRPGDFDGENAALSIAREVPGVDVMFLGHSHRDIPALVVNGVLLCQAGRWADHLARVELTFSREDGGAWSVLARDARSLATGPEVAADSAVLALAAPYHAETEAWLSRAIGHCAQPLSAASGHFEDTALLDLVHRAQLEAGKADVSLAANFNPRARIPAGPVTVRDLAGIYIYENTLYVIEVTGAQLKAALEHAARYFLPYEAGKTPAQLVDPNIPGYAFDIAEGVSYEIDLRRPPGDRILNLTFQGAPLDPARKLRLATNNYRYNGGGGYTMFKGAKVLDRSSTEIRDLMIGWVERHHEIPAEPTRNWKLLY; translated from the coding sequence ATGCCCGCTTCGCTCCCGCTTTCCCGCCGCCTCCTGACGCTCCTCGCGCTGGTCTTTGCCGGGACCGCGCTCGCCGCGCCCGAACGCACCCAAGTCACGCTGCTCGCCACGACCGACACCCACGGCCGGATCTACCCTGTCGACTATTACGCGAACAAGCCGGCCGACCTCGGCCTGGCGAAGATCGCCACGCTCGTTGCCCAAGTCCGCAAGGAGTCGCGCCACGTCCTGCTGCTCGACTGCGGCGACACCATCCAGGGCACGCCGCTCGCGTATTTTCACAACCGTAAGAACAACACGCCGCCCGACCCGATGATGCTCGTGATGAACTCGCTGGGCTACGTTTCGATGACGCCCGGCAACCACGAGTACAATTTTGGCCTCGGTGTGCTCGAGAAGGCGCGGCGGGAGGCCAGCTTCCCCTGGGTCTCGGCCAACACGTACCGCGTAGGCACTGACGAGACTGCCTTCCAGCCGTACGTCGTGCGCGAGATCGGCGGCGTGCGCATCGGCATTCTCGGGCTGACCACGCCCGCCATCCCGAATTGGGAGAACCCCGAGAATTACGCCGGCCTCGAATTTCGTCCGCTGGTCAGCGAAGCCAAAAAGTGGGTTCCGCGGCTGCGCGAGGGCGAAAAAGTCGACGCCGTCGTGATCGCAGTGCACTGCGGCCTCGACGAGGATCTCGCCACCGGCCGCCGCCGGCCCGGGGACTTTGACGGCGAGAACGCCGCGCTCAGCATCGCCCGCGAGGTGCCGGGGGTGGACGTGATGTTCCTGGGGCATTCGCACCGCGACATTCCCGCGCTCGTGGTCAACGGCGTGCTCCTCTGCCAGGCTGGCCGCTGGGCCGACCACCTCGCGCGCGTGGAGCTGACTTTCTCCCGGGAAGACGGCGGCGCCTGGTCCGTGCTGGCCCGGGACGCCCGCTCGCTCGCCACCGGGCCGGAGGTTGCGGCCGATTCCGCGGTGCTCGCGCTCGCGGCGCCGTATCACGCCGAAACCGAGGCGTGGCTCAGCCGCGCCATTGGCCATTGCGCGCAGCCGCTTTCCGCCGCCAGCGGCCACTTCGAGGACACCGCGCTGCTTGATCTCGTGCACCGCGCCCAGCTCGAGGCGGGCAAGGCCGACGTCTCGCTCGCGGCCAACTTCAATCCCCGTGCGCGCATCCCGGCCGGCCCCGTGACGGTCCGCGACCTGGCCGGCATCTACATTTACGAGAACACGCTCTACGTGATCGAGGTGACGGGCGCGCAGCTCAAGGCCGCGCTCGAGCACGCCGCGCGTTATTTCCTACCGTACGAGGCGGGCAAGACGCCCGCGCAGCTCGTCGACCCCAACATTCCGGGCTACGCGTTCGATATCGCCGAAGGCGTCTCCTACGAAATCGACCTGCGCCGGCCGCCGGGCGATCGCATCCTCAATCTCACCTTCCAGGGCGCGCCGCTCGACCCCGCGCGCAAGCTCCGCCTCGCCACGAATAACTACCGGTACAATGGCGGCGGCGGGTACACGATGTTCAAGGGCGCAAAGGTCCTCGACCGCTCGAGCACCGAGATCCGCGACCTCATGATCGGCTGGGTGGAGCGGCACCACGAGATCCCCGCGGAGCCGACGCGGAACTGGAAGCTGCTGTACTGA
- a CDS encoding PAS domain S-box protein, whose product MPPPTSARAPSRISGNLWLALGASLIITLLIVAAAFVYHGKRENLRRTIWRELDTLADFTVRRVVEWRAERLNDGRFLMRTPAVAGAIAELVKAPDDPARRHAALELLEPMRAGTRYQSVLIFGPGRRNVFAIPSDGDAGDPELLANVAHAFGQGDLRLTDMSRTDANRPIYMDLIVPVFAGGRTVSSVDTESRARPIAVIVLRINPEQVLFPLLRDWPTSSATGTAALARREGNEMVILNTPRNQTEPPMSLRLRIDNEKLPMTKAAAGYIGVYEGVDYRGIPVVSTIRHVPEAGWYILAKMDRAEAYAGIRREDLTAAVAATVLLGCFAGGLVVFWRMQQQRVLRHTLGVEQDARRVAERLALVTRYANDCILLMDDRLRILEANDCALATYGYSLAEFQAMTGVDLSPPELRESLQLEYDQLRASGSARLETLHQRKDGTFFPVELSLRYAELHDGTYVLAVVRDITDRKHAEVELVRANRALRTISECNQVLVRATEEGNLLQQICKQVVEFGGYSMAWVGYVSDTPDRTVSVVAQEGVAPEYLKRLRITATDDERGRGPTGTCIRNGEVAVCRNMLDEPRFAPWRELALQRGFHSSIALPLRREGQTFGALNIYSGDVDAFHPDETKLLLELADDLAYGITSLRSRDERRRANANLRESEERFRMLFESNMDAVLLATPDGRYLAANPAASQLFGLTAAEICAAGRAGLIDHTDPRGPALVAERARTGRARGEVRFLRRDGSAFEAEVSTVMFTEHSGQRRCSLIIRDITQQRRTEQALRESEDRFRQAVETAPDAIFVQAGGRFAYLNPAAQRLFGAADASTLIGRSVLERFAPELHEVIQERIAQLLVNRTPVGQMEETWLRLDDTSVDVEVSAVPFTYEGEDGALVFARDVTQRKAAENAIRESEERLRLFIEHAPAALAMFDRDMCYINASRRWKQDYRLGDQELRGACHYDIFPEITAAWREVHRRGLAGEIIRQEEDRFDRADGSVQWLRWEVRPWRDALGDVGGIVIFTEDITERKQAETTLAAQVDELQRWHQATFGRESRVLELKREVNELLRASGAPTRYPSADQEGAVS is encoded by the coding sequence ATGCCGCCTCCCACGTCAGCGCGCGCGCCTTCGCGTATTTCGGGCAATCTCTGGCTCGCGCTCGGCGCGAGCCTTATCATCACCCTGCTGATCGTCGCCGCCGCCTTCGTCTACCACGGCAAACGTGAGAACCTCCGGCGAACGATCTGGCGCGAGCTCGACACTCTCGCCGACTTCACGGTCCGGCGCGTCGTCGAGTGGCGCGCAGAGCGGCTGAACGATGGCCGGTTCCTAATGCGGACTCCCGCCGTCGCCGGGGCAATCGCCGAGTTGGTGAAGGCGCCGGATGATCCCGCACGGCGCCACGCCGCGCTCGAACTGCTGGAGCCGATGCGGGCCGGCACCCGCTACCAGTCGGTGCTGATCTTCGGGCCCGGCCGGCGCAACGTTTTCGCCATTCCGAGTGATGGGGATGCGGGCGACCCCGAATTGCTGGCCAACGTGGCCCACGCCTTTGGCCAGGGCGATCTGCGTCTCACGGACATGAGCCGCACCGATGCGAACCGCCCGATCTACATGGATCTGATCGTACCGGTGTTCGCCGGCGGACGCACGGTATCATCGGTCGACACGGAATCGCGGGCGCGCCCGATCGCGGTGATCGTGCTGCGGATCAACCCCGAGCAGGTCCTCTTCCCGCTGCTGCGGGACTGGCCCACCAGCAGCGCCACCGGCACGGCGGCGCTCGCCCGCCGCGAGGGCAACGAGATGGTGATCCTGAACACGCCGCGCAACCAGACCGAGCCGCCGATGTCGCTGCGGCTCCGGATCGACAACGAGAAGCTGCCGATGACCAAGGCCGCGGCCGGCTACATCGGGGTCTATGAGGGCGTCGATTACCGCGGCATACCGGTTGTGTCGACCATTCGCCATGTACCCGAGGCGGGCTGGTATATCCTCGCCAAGATGGATCGCGCCGAAGCCTACGCCGGCATTCGCCGCGAGGACCTCACCGCCGCGGTCGCCGCCACGGTGCTCCTCGGCTGTTTCGCCGGTGGTCTCGTGGTGTTCTGGCGCATGCAACAGCAGCGGGTCCTGCGGCACACGCTTGGCGTGGAGCAGGACGCGCGCCGCGTCGCCGAGCGTCTGGCGCTGGTCACGCGCTACGCGAATGACTGTATCCTGCTGATGGATGACAGACTGCGGATCCTTGAGGCGAACGACTGCGCGCTCGCCACGTACGGTTACTCGCTCGCGGAGTTCCAGGCCATGACCGGGGTGGATCTCTCGCCCCCGGAACTGCGGGAAAGCCTCCAACTCGAGTACGACCAGTTGCGGGCGAGCGGCTCCGCGCGCCTCGAAACGCTGCACCAGCGCAAGGACGGCACGTTCTTCCCGGTTGAGCTCAGCCTGCGCTACGCGGAACTGCATGACGGCACCTACGTGCTCGCGGTGGTGCGCGACATCACCGACCGCAAACATGCGGAGGTCGAACTCGTACGCGCCAACCGCGCGTTGCGCACGATCAGTGAATGCAACCAGGTCCTCGTGCGCGCCACCGAGGAGGGCAACCTGCTCCAGCAGATCTGCAAGCAGGTCGTCGAGTTCGGCGGCTACAGCATGGCCTGGGTCGGCTACGTCAGCGACACTCCCGACCGCACCGTGAGCGTCGTGGCCCAGGAGGGCGTGGCTCCCGAATACCTGAAGCGCCTGCGCATCACGGCCACCGACGACGAGCGGGGCCGCGGTCCCACGGGCACCTGCATCCGCAACGGCGAAGTCGCCGTCTGCCGCAACATGCTCGACGAGCCGCGGTTCGCGCCCTGGCGCGAGCTCGCCCTCCAGCGCGGCTTCCACTCGTCCATCGCCCTGCCCCTCCGCCGGGAGGGCCAGACATTCGGCGCGCTCAACATCTACTCCGGCGACGTCGACGCCTTCCACCCCGACGAAACCAAGCTCCTGCTTGAGCTCGCCGACGACCTCGCCTACGGGATCACGTCCCTGCGGAGCCGGGACGAGCGGCGGCGCGCGAATGCGAACCTGCGCGAGAGCGAGGAACGCTTTCGCATGCTGTTCGAGAGCAACATGGACGCGGTCCTGCTCGCCACGCCCGACGGTCGCTACCTGGCCGCAAATCCCGCCGCCTCCCAGCTCTTCGGGCTCACTGCCGCGGAAATCTGCGCCGCAGGACGCGCCGGCCTGATCGATCACACGGACCCGCGGGGACCAGCCCTCGTGGCGGAACGCGCCCGCACCGGACGCGCCCGGGGCGAGGTCCGGTTCCTGCGTCGCGACGGCTCCGCCTTCGAAGCCGAGGTTTCGACCGTCATGTTCACCGAGCACAGTGGCCAGCGTCGCTGCAGCCTGATCATTCGGGACATCACCCAGCAGAGGCGCACGGAACAGGCGCTGCGCGAGAGCGAGGATCGGTTTCGCCAGGCGGTGGAGACCGCTCCCGATGCGATTTTCGTCCAGGCCGGAGGCCGTTTCGCCTACCTGAATCCCGCCGCACAACGACTCTTCGGCGCGGCCGACGCCTCCACCCTCATTGGCCGCTCCGTGCTCGAACGCTTCGCCCCCGAGCTGCACGAAGTCATCCAGGAGCGCATCGCGCAGCTGCTCGTGAACCGAACGCCGGTCGGCCAGATGGAGGAGACATGGTTGCGGCTCGACGACACCTCGGTGGATGTCGAGGTCTCGGCGGTGCCTTTCACGTACGAGGGCGAGGATGGTGCGCTCGTGTTCGCCCGCGACGTGACCCAGCGTAAGGCCGCTGAAAATGCAATTCGCGAGAGCGAAGAGCGGCTGCGGCTGTTCATCGAGCACGCCCCGGCGGCCCTCGCGATGTTTGATCGCGACATGTGCTACATCAACGCCAGCCGCCGCTGGAAACAGGACTACCGCCTCGGCGACCAGGAGCTGCGGGGAGCCTGCCACTACGATATCTTCCCGGAAATCACCGCTGCGTGGCGCGAGGTGCATCGCCGCGGCCTCGCCGGCGAAATCATCCGCCAAGAAGAGGACCGCTTCGATCGCGCCGACGGCTCCGTGCAGTGGCTGCGCTGGGAGGTGCGCCCGTGGCGCGACGCCCTCGGCGACGTCGGCGGCATCGTGATCTTCACCGAGGACATCACCGAACGGAAACAGGCGGAGACGACGCTCGCCGCGCAGGTGGACGAACTGCAGCGCTGGCACCAGGCCACCTTCGGCCGCGAGAGCCGCGTGCTCGAACTCAAGCGCGAGGTGAACGAGCTGCTCCGCGCCAGCGGGGCGCCAACCCGATACCCGAGCGCCGACCAGGAAGGTGCCGTCAGTTGA
- a CDS encoding glycoside hydrolase family 88 protein, with protein MRFPLRAVVTLALLFVLRPVWAAAPLRELIKDNLEFAAAQYTQMLAQLERQPGLPRTWENGQLVVTKFDNWTSGFFPGSLWYLFEGTGDTRWREAAERYTALVEPAKDLKRTHDLGFMLYCSFGNGLRLTNDPRYRAVLLTGAASLATRFNPTVGAIRSWDHGTWQYPVIIDNMMNLELLTWAANAGKEPRFRAIALAHADTTLRNHFRPDASSFHVVDYDVTTGKVRGRGTHQGFADDSSWARGQAWGLYGYTMMYRETKRPEYLAQAVRIADFFLNHPRLPADKIPYWDFDAPDIPRAPRDVSAAAITCSALLELARYVEPGPAATYKAAALEQLRAMSSPAYRAPLGGNGCFLLMHATGHKPKNSEIDVPLAYADYYFLEALLRAKALE; from the coding sequence ATGAGATTTCCTCTTCGCGCCGTCGTTACCCTCGCCCTGCTCTTTGTCCTGCGCCCGGTCTGGGCCGCCGCGCCGCTGCGCGAGCTGATCAAGGACAACCTCGAGTTCGCCGCGGCGCAGTACACCCAGATGCTCGCGCAGCTCGAACGCCAGCCCGGCCTGCCGCGCACGTGGGAGAACGGCCAGCTCGTGGTGACGAAGTTCGACAACTGGACCAGCGGCTTCTTCCCGGGCTCGCTCTGGTACCTGTTCGAGGGCACGGGCGACACGCGCTGGCGCGAGGCGGCGGAGCGCTACACCGCGCTGGTTGAGCCGGCCAAGGACCTGAAGCGCACGCACGACCTCGGGTTCATGCTTTATTGCAGCTTCGGCAACGGCCTGCGCCTCACCAACGATCCCCGCTACCGCGCGGTGCTCCTCACCGGCGCCGCCTCGCTCGCCACGCGCTTCAATCCCACAGTTGGCGCCATCCGTTCCTGGGACCACGGCACCTGGCAGTACCCCGTCATCATCGACAACATGATGAACCTCGAACTGCTCACCTGGGCTGCCAACGCCGGCAAGGAGCCCCGCTTCCGCGCCATCGCGCTCGCCCACGCGGACACCACCTTGCGCAACCACTTCCGGCCGGACGCCAGCAGCTTCCATGTGGTCGACTACGATGTCACCACCGGCAAAGTCCGCGGCCGCGGCACGCACCAGGGCTTCGCCGACGACTCGAGCTGGGCGCGGGGCCAGGCGTGGGGGCTCTATGGCTACACAATGATGTACCGCGAAACGAAGCGGCCGGAGTACCTCGCACAGGCGGTACGCATCGCCGACTTTTTCCTCAACCACCCGCGCCTGCCGGCGGACAAGATCCCGTACTGGGACTTCGACGCGCCCGACATTCCGCGCGCGCCGCGCGACGTCTCCGCCGCCGCGATCACCTGCTCGGCGTTGTTGGAACTCGCCCGATACGTGGAGCCCGGGCCGGCCGCGACGTACAAGGCGGCCGCGCTCGAGCAGCTCCGCGCCATGTCCTCGCCCGCCTACCGCGCCCCGCTGGGCGGCAACGGCTGCTTCCTGCTGATGCACGCGACCGGCCACAAGCCGAAGAACTCGGAAATCGATGTGCCGCTCGCCTACGCCGACTACTATTTTCTCGAGGCGCTGCTGCGCGCGAAGGCGCTGGAGTGA
- a CDS encoding GDSL-type esterase/lipase family protein, whose product MKPRFLSWLLLALLGVSLVRAEGAPTPRPDPQRYAKEITAFAAQAPEKGGIVFTGSSSIRLWKTLAADFPGLPVLNRGFGGSVANDLMVHFETVIARHEPKLLVLYTGGNDINAKLTVDEAMADYVGVLEKVHQRFPVTRVIINSVKVSPRRITETPQILEMNRRLQAWTKDHAWVRYVDTTSYLMDANGQPQPKYYVKDMLHLNADGYAEWRKILFPIVEEEWRAVRKG is encoded by the coding sequence ATGAAGCCCCGTTTTCTTTCCTGGTTACTCCTGGCCCTGTTGGGTGTGTCGCTCGTCCGCGCGGAGGGCGCACCGACGCCGCGGCCGGACCCGCAACGCTACGCGAAGGAAATTACGGCGTTTGCCGCGCAGGCTCCCGAGAAGGGCGGGATCGTCTTCACGGGGAGTTCGAGCATCCGCCTCTGGAAAACGCTCGCGGCCGACTTCCCCGGCCTGCCCGTGCTCAACCGCGGCTTCGGCGGCAGCGTCGCGAACGACCTGATGGTTCACTTCGAGACCGTCATCGCGCGGCATGAGCCGAAGCTGCTGGTGCTCTACACCGGCGGAAACGATATCAACGCCAAGCTCACCGTCGACGAGGCGATGGCTGATTACGTGGGTGTCCTCGAAAAGGTCCACCAGCGGTTCCCGGTCACGCGGGTGATCATCAACTCCGTGAAGGTGTCCCCGCGCCGCATCACCGAGACGCCCCAGATCCTGGAAATGAACCGCCGATTGCAGGCGTGGACGAAAGACCATGCCTGGGTCCGGTACGTCGACACGACCTCGTACCTGATGGATGCGAATGGCCAGCCGCAGCCGAAGTACTACGTGAAGGACATGCTGCACCTGAACGCCGACGGCTACGCCGAGTGGCGCAAAATTCTGTTCCCGATCGTGGAGGAAGAGTGGCGCGCGGTCCGAAAAGGCTGA
- the raiA gene encoding ribosome-associated translation inhibitor RaiA, which produces MNNPTSSSTAGVPSSSGDIIVRGVHLEITPALRAAAEKKAARLLVHHQRILRIRLDLEFRPAKDLAERFVATGRIEISGPDLIAHVASDEMYKSIDLLVAKLDRMLIERTRSRVNQRNDRPEGTEFHDKLGTPE; this is translated from the coding sequence GTGAACAACCCAACGTCCTCCTCAACGGCCGGAGTCCCCTCGAGCTCCGGAGATATCATCGTGCGCGGCGTCCACCTGGAGATCACCCCGGCCCTGCGCGCCGCGGCGGAGAAAAAGGCCGCGCGACTGTTGGTGCACCACCAGCGTATCCTGCGCATCCGGCTCGACCTGGAATTCCGGCCGGCGAAGGACCTGGCCGAACGCTTCGTCGCGACCGGGCGGATCGAGATCAGCGGACCCGACCTGATTGCGCACGTGGCGAGTGACGAGATGTACAAGTCGATCGACCTGCTCGTCGCGAAACTCGACCGCATGCTGATCGAGCGCACGCGCTCCCGCGTCAACCAGCGCAACGACCGGCCCGAAGGCACGGAATTCCACGACAAGCTCGGCACGCCGGAGTAA
- a CDS encoding class I SAM-dependent methyltransferase: protein MICPICAAVGEFRRVDAREMMFGWREVFSYAECPHCGSLHLLTVPADLGRFYPRQYYSLAAPARPKRKGTGVRGQFARWLLASRSGIAERASRLLVRKYPFLRWLRLCSASTKAAVLDVGCGSGGLLYRMRRWGFSNLRGVDPFTGNTVREPGLVVERAELAQVEATFDVIMFNHVLEHVADPLATLTLARAKLRPGGAILVRIPVAGSHLAQRFGANWFNLDAPRHLAIPSRRGMTILAERAGLDLVHAEYDGDEKSIIMSERYARDVPMIAPEMDLDRQGRRAKVRLARQLNRTGDGDLGVFVLRRPSAAPAPDGETCARNGTLLSREQTPPSGPAGESLLGRSQVEAEAAQSPRTPR from the coding sequence GTGATTTGTCCGATATGCGCGGCGGTCGGTGAGTTTCGGCGCGTCGATGCGCGCGAGATGATGTTTGGTTGGCGGGAAGTCTTCTCCTACGCGGAGTGCCCGCACTGCGGCAGCTTGCATCTGCTCACGGTACCGGCGGACTTGGGACGGTTTTACCCGAGACAATACTATTCGCTCGCGGCGCCGGCCCGCCCAAAGCGTAAAGGCACCGGTGTGCGCGGTCAGTTTGCCCGCTGGCTGCTGGCGTCGCGCTCGGGCATCGCAGAGCGCGCGAGCCGTCTGCTCGTACGAAAGTACCCCTTCCTGCGTTGGCTGCGGTTGTGCAGCGCGAGCACCAAGGCCGCGGTGCTCGATGTGGGCTGCGGGAGCGGCGGGCTGCTCTACCGGATGCGTCGTTGGGGCTTCTCCAATCTTCGCGGAGTCGATCCCTTCACCGGCAACACCGTGCGCGAGCCCGGCCTAGTCGTGGAACGGGCGGAGCTGGCCCAAGTCGAGGCGACGTTCGACGTCATCATGTTCAATCACGTGCTCGAACACGTGGCCGATCCGCTCGCGACCCTGACCCTCGCGCGCGCCAAACTCCGCCCCGGCGGCGCAATCCTCGTGCGCATCCCGGTCGCTGGAAGTCACCTGGCTCAACGCTTCGGCGCCAACTGGTTCAACCTCGATGCGCCGCGCCACCTCGCCATTCCCTCGCGGCGTGGCATGACCATCCTCGCGGAGCGAGCCGGGCTCGATCTCGTTCACGCGGAATACGACGGCGACGAGAAGTCGATCATCATGAGCGAGCGCTACGCGCGCGACGTGCCCATGATCGCGCCCGAAATGGACCTGGACCGTCAAGGTCGACGGGCCAAAGTCCGACTCGCACGGCAACTCAACCGGACCGGCGACGGCGACCTCGGCGTCTTTGTCCTTCGTCGCCCGTCCGCGGCGCCAGCCCCGGATGGCGAAACCTGCGCAAGGAATGGCACCCTCCTTAGCAGAGAACAAACGCCGCCCTCCGGCCCCGCAGGTGAGTCGCTCCTCGGGCGCAGCCAGGTGGAAGCCGAAGCGGCGCAATCGCCGAGGACGCCGCGGTAG
- a CDS encoding YceI family protein — protein sequence MTTRIHLLVAAFAVAAVSASAAPRAFDFKDPKGVNNVQFKLDAPLESISGTGTGISGTVSFDPTNPGATTGRIVLDAASLTVGNPVMREHLHSDNWLAVAKHPTITFEATRLANVRQNGNQTQADVTGTLTVKGVSKEVTVPVTLTYLADKLGARVNDPKVKGDLLVLRATFTINRADYGIQAGEYTDKVSEEIQLSLAIAGAAPAA from the coding sequence ATGACCACCCGAATCCACCTCCTCGTCGCGGCGTTTGCCGTGGCCGCCGTCTCCGCCTCCGCCGCTCCCCGCGCCTTCGATTTCAAGGACCCGAAGGGCGTGAACAACGTCCAGTTCAAGCTCGACGCTCCCCTGGAGTCGATCAGCGGCACGGGCACCGGCATCAGCGGCACCGTTAGCTTCGATCCCACCAATCCCGGCGCGACCACGGGCCGCATCGTCCTCGACGCCGCGTCGCTCACGGTCGGCAACCCGGTCATGCGCGAGCACCTCCACAGCGACAACTGGCTCGCGGTGGCGAAGCACCCGACGATCACCTTCGAGGCGACCCGCCTCGCGAACGTCCGCCAGAACGGCAACCAGACCCAGGCCGACGTCACCGGCACGCTCACCGTCAAGGGCGTCAGCAAGGAAGTCACCGTGCCCGTCACGCTGACCTACCTCGCCGACAAGCTCGGTGCGCGCGTCAACGACCCGAAGGTGAAGGGCGACCTGCTCGTCCTACGCGCGACGTTCACGATCAACCGCGCCGACTACGGCATCCAGGCGGGCGAGTACACCGACAAGGTGTCCGAGGAAATCCAACTCTCGCTTGCCATCGCCGGCGCGGCACCCGCCGCCTGA